ATTTAATCAAAAAGCCAATGGCAACAACAATGAACAAAGTCATTCCCAAAATGAGAATTAAAAAACTTGGCTGTTCGTGTGATAATTCATAATAATTGACAACTTTGGCAGAAATGAAACCAATCAAAAGGCGAAATAAGCTAACCACAATACCTGACACGCAGCCAACCACAATCCCCCGCCAAACAAAACTGAGAATAGAGGAAAGCGAAAATTCATATTCTCGATGATAACTATCCATATAAAACTCCTTAATTTCTCAAATGCAACAAACTTTTTACAACGTTTACGATTTTCCTGAAATATTAGTCACTATTATTTTATCAAAACTAAGATAACTTTTCTAGATGCAATCAAAAGAAGCTGAGCACTTCGTCTCAACTTCCTAAAATCATTATTTACGATACATTTTAAATTGTAGATAGAGGTCATTATAAATCCCTAACCATTTTTGTCCGAGATTATCATAAACTTCAAGGTTTTCAATGGTTTCTTCAGAAGGGTAAAAGGCTTGGTCATTTTTAACGTTATCTGGTAACAATTCTTTGGCAGCGTCATTTGGTGTCGAATAACCAATGTATTCCGCATTTTGCGCAGCATTTTCAGGTCTCAACATGAAATTGATAAAAGCGTAAGCTTCGTCGATATGTTTGGCTGTTTTTGGAATAACCAAATTATCAAACCAAAGATTTGACCCCTCACTAGGCACGACATAATGCAGGTGTTCGTTAGAATCAAGCATTTCACTAGCTTCACCAGAGAAAGTCACTCCAATAGCAGCATCACCATTAATCATGTATCCTTTCATTTCATCGCCGACAATAGCTTTGATATTTGGAGTTAAATCGTCTAATTTCTGAGAAGCAGCATTTAACTCTGACAATGACTTGGTATTAAGACTATATCCTAACGTTCCAAGCCCAATCCCCATAACTTCACGCGCTCCGTCAACAAGCATGATGTCGTTGGTGTATTCCGAATTCCAGAGGTCTGACCAATGCTCTGGCGCGTTTTCTACCATGGTGTCATTATACACAATGCCCAATGTTCCCCAGAAATATGGGATAGAATAATCGTTGTTTTCATCAAAGCTTAGCCCAAGAAATTCGTCACCGATATTTTCCAAGCCTGTAATTTTTGACTTATCTAACTTGATAAGAAGATTTTCTTTTCTCATCTTATCAATCATATAATCTGACGGCACAGCGACATCATAAGTCGTTCCACCTTGTTTTATCTTGGTGTACATCGATTCGTTGGAATCAAACGTTTCGTACTGAACTTCAATTCCTGTTTCATCCGTAAATTTTGTAATCAAATCAGGGTCAATATAATCTCCCCAATTGTAAATAACCAGTTTATCCGATTGACTTGTAGAACTTGTCGTCTTTTGCATGTAAACAGAAACGCCAAACAAAACAAGTGTGACCGCAATCACGCCCAATACAAAAGAATATAATCTACGCATCACGATCCCCCTTATCTTGCGAAATAAAGTAATAACCGATTACAAGCAAAATACTAAAAAGAAAGACAATCGTTGAAAGAGCGTTAATTTCTAGAGAAATACCACGGCGTGCTCGTGAATAGATTTCGACAGATAGGGTTGAAAAACCATTACCCGTTACAAAAAAGGTTACTGCAAAATCATCCAATGAATAGGTAAACGCCATGAAGAAACCTGAAATAATTCCTGGCGTCAAATATGGCAACATGACTTCTTTTAAAATTTGCCAAGGTGTTGCTCCTAAATCATAAGCAGCGTTAATCATGTCGTCATTCATTTCTTTCAAACGTGGCAAAACCATTAACACCACAATTGGAATAGAAAAAGCAATGTGACTAAGCAAAACTGTCATAAAACCAAGATTGAAATGAAATAGCTCTGCTAAACGGGTAAAGAGAATCAGGAAACTTGCCCCAATCATCACATCAGGTGCTACCATAAGAATATTATTCATTGAAAGAATGGTGTGCTGATGTTTTCGGCGTGCTTGGTAGATGAAAATCGCACCAAATGTCCCAATAGCTGTTGCTAAAATGGAACTCAAAAACGCCAAAAAGAAAGTTTGAATGAGAATCAGCATCAAACGACTATCCGCAAACACTTCCGAATAATGCTCTAAGGTAAAACCAGTAAAGCCATTCATATCTCCGCCTTGATTAAAAGAATAAAAAATCAGATAACCAATTGGAATATAAAGGATGATAAAGACCAGTGTCAAATAAAGATTGGCAATTTTTTTCATTTTCTTCTCTCCTTAGTCACCCACATCGTAGCCAACATTGCCATGATTAAAATCACACCAATGGTTGAACCCATACCCCAATTCTGTGTTGTCAAGAAGTGTTGCTCAATGGCTGTACCAAGAGTAATCACACGATTACCACCAATCAAGCGTGTCAGCATGAACAAGCTCAAACTTGGGATAAATACTGACTGAACACCACTTCTCACGCCGTTAAGCGATAAAGGAAAAACAACTTTGACAAAGGTTTGTAATTCATTTGCCCCCAAATCTCGACTAGCATTGATAAGATTGCTATCAATGTCATCAAGCGCATTGAAAATCGGCAAAATCATAAACGGAATTTCAATATATGAGGCAACAAAAATAAAAGAAAAATCTGTGAACAGAATTTGCTTAGGTCCAATACCAACAAAGCTCAAAAACGCATTGACACCACCTTGTTGCCCGAAAATTCCCATAAAAGCATAAGCTTTCAGCAAAAGGTTAATCCATGTCGGCAATACAACCAACATCAACAAGAGTTGCTTATGTTTCAAACGTGTCAAAAAATAAGCTGTTGGGTAAGAGATAAGCAAGGTCACCAATGTGATAATGGCAGCATATAAAATCGAATTGAAGCTCATACGAATGTACGTCCATGAACTAAAAAAGGTTTTATAATTATCAAGGGTAAAATGACCTCGAATGTCGAAAAAGGACTGCCAAAGAATCATAATCACAGGGGCAATGACAAAAAGAAGCAACCATAGCACATAAGGAATTGAGAAGAAACTAGAGTTTTTCTTCATTTCGTTCCTCCTCAATCGCATGAATCAAGCCATCTTCATGTTCTTCCATTTCGACATATTCTTCCAGACGGGCATCAAATTCTTCTTCTGTCTCGTTAAGGCGCATGATATGGATATCTTCAGGCGTAAAATCAAGCCCAATAATTTCGCCCTCAATCGCTTTACGAGTTGAATGAATCATCCATTCGTTTCCTAATTCGTCATGAGCGATAATCTCATAGTGAACACCACGGAAAAGCTGTGTATCAACTTTAACACGTAATTTTCCTTCTTCTGGCAAAGTGATTTGCAAATCTTCTGGGCGAATAACCACTTCAACAGCTTCATTTGGACGCATTCCACCATCAACGGCTTCAAAACGTTTGCCATTGAACTCAACCAAATAATCTTCAATCATTGTCCCTGGTAAAATATTTGATTCCCCAATGAAAGTCGCCACAAAGTGGTTAATTGGTTCATCGTAAATATCAACAGGTGTCCCAGATTGCACGATTTCACCGTCATTCATGACAAAAATCCAATCTGACATAGCCAAGGCTTCTTCTTGGTCATGAGTGACAAAAACAAAGGTAATTCCTAAACGTTGTTGCAGCTCGCGCAGCTCATATTGCATTTCTGTCCGTAACTTCAAATCTAAGGCTGATAAAGGTTCGTCAAGTAAAACGACACGCGGTTCATTTATAATCGCACGCGCAATCGCCACACGTTGGCGTTGACCACCAGACAATTTCTGAATCGGACGTTTTTCAAAACCAGCCAAACGCACTATTTTAAGAGCTTCTTCCACACGACGTTCGATTTCTTTTTTATCAACTTTTTTTAATTTAAGAGGAAAAGCGACATTTTCAAAAACATTCATATGTGGGAAAAGCGCGTAATTTTGAAAAATGGTATGGACATCACGTTTATTAATAGGAATATCATTGATACGTTGACCGTCGAGATAAACATCTCCTGTCGTCGCATCTAAAAGCCCAGCAATGATATTCAAAATCGTTGATTTTCCTGATCCTGAAGCACCAAGTAGTGTATAAAACTTTCCTTCTTCAAGTTCAAAATTAATGTCCTTTAAAACAACAGTACCGTTATCTTCAAATACTTTTGATACGTTTTTAAACGCAATAATTGGATTAGTCAATTCTCATAAAACCTCCTTGGAGCTTCTTTAACGTTTCTTTTCGCCGATAATTCGGACTTCACGCTCTAAACGAACGCCAGAATTTTGTTCAACTGTGTCAATGACATGAGCAATCAAGTCCTCATAGTCTTGTGCATTACCATCAGCCACATTTACCATAAAGCCAGCGTGTTTTTTACTAACTTCAACACCACCAATACGGTGACCTTTTAAATTTGCTTCGCTAATTAATTGTCCAGCAAAATGTCCAACGGGACGTTTAAAAACAGAACCACATGACGGGTATTCTAGAGGTTGTTTTAACTCACGTAAATGAGTTAAACGTGCCATTTCTTGTTCGATTAAAACGTAATCACCTGGTTTTAAGGCAAATTTTGCTGAAATGACCACATCACCACTATCTTGAACAGCTGAATGACGATAGCCAAACTTCATATCACGAGCTTCAATTGTCTTGATTTCACCTTCTTTAGTAATCACTTGCGCTGAGACCAAGATATGTGAAATTTCACCACCATAAGCGCCAGCATTCATAAACACAGCGCCACCAATGCTACCAGGGATACCACAAGCAAATTCAAAGCCTGTCAAGCTATGGAATTTAGCAATGCGCGTCGTTTCAATTAAATTAGCTCCTGCTTCTGCTTCAATCACATAACCATTGACCGTAACAGTGTTAAGTTTATCAAACATAATAACAAAGCCACGAATACCACCATCACGCACGATGATGTTACTAGCATTTCCTAGCACCATCCATGGAATATTATTTTTATTAGCAAATGTAACAATTCGTGCTAACTCGTAACGATTTCGCGGAAAAGCCAAATAATCCGCTGGACCACCGACTTTCGTATAGGTGTATTTTTTTAGCGGTTCGTCAACACGAATATCGATTCCTTTTAATTCTTCATTTAAAAATTCTAACATTTCTTCCAACTCTACAATTCTTTAATAAAATAGTGGGCGCATGTTGTTAAAATCACTTGAACTCACTACTAAAAAATCGGCATAAAGCCGACCTTAATTATATCAAAAAAATCAGCTTTTGACGATAGTTAAACCAGAAGTTTTCGGACCTCTTGGACATTTAAATGCGCCAGATAAGATGAAATTGATTGTCCATTAAGTTGAAGTTGCGGAGCGATTTCCTCTAACGGTACCAAAACAAAAGCCCGTTCTGTCATGTAAGGGTGCGGAACGCTCAAATTTTCAGTAGCAATCGTCTCATTACCATACAACAGAATGTCGATATCAATGGTACGAGGTCCCCAATGTTCATGCCTAACACGCTTCAGCTCTTTTTCGATGTTTTGACAAGCAAGTAATAATTCTTGCGGCGTCAAATCTGTCTCGAGCTCACAACAACTATTCAAAAAATCATCTTGGTCTGTCTTTCCCCATGCTGCTGTTTCATAAAATGAAGAGACCGACGTCACAGAAGTCTGTTCTAATTGTTCTAAGCGTTCAAGCGCAGCCAGTAAATAAGCTTTTTTATCGCCGATATTGCTTCCTAAGCTCAAATAAACCTTTGTCATGCGCGCTCCCGTTCTAACTCAATACCAACCGCATCATAATGCCCATTGATTGGCGGATTTTCTTTAAAAATCTTAATGTTAATGGCTTGAACTGGAGGAAATTGTTCAAAAATATCTTGACAAATTGCTCCTGCCAAACGTTCAATTAAAGCGTAGCGTTCTTCTTCAACTTGTCTTTTTATCGTTTCAAAAACCAGTCCATAATGAACAGTATCTTCTAGCACATCAGACTGTGATGCTTTTTGTAAATCAACAGACAAGGTGCAATCAACGACAAAAATCTGACCAAGCGTTTGTTCTTCAGCGAACGCTCCATGGTAGCCATAAAAACGGCAACCTTTTAAATGTATTTTATCCATATTAGTAATCAATCAGAAAAGAAGAAACCCTCCCCAGTGGCAAAGATAACTTCTCTCCTACCCCTTTCAACTCAGTTGACTAATCACTTTAACAATGTCACGATTAACGTCAACGTTATGTACACGAACAATTCGGCAACCTTTTAAGACAGCCCAAGCTGATAAAGCAGCTGTTCCCATATCACGGTCGGCAGCTAACGTTCCCCCACTAAGCAAATAATCAACCGTACGTTTACGTGAAATTCCAAAAAGAACTGGATAACCGAGCTTACAAACCGCATCTAATCCTTTTAGCAATTCGATATTTTGTGCCTCGTTTTTGGCAAAACCAAACCCTGGGTCAATCCAAATATTTTCAAGCGTAACGCCTGAGTCCAAAGCAGCTTGGGCACGTTCTGTTAAAAAATCACAAACTTCTTTAGTGATATTATCGTATTTTTCTTCCTCTTGATTATGCATCAAAATGATAGGAACATTTTTCTCAGCTGCCAGCGCCAGCATTTTTCCGTCATAAAGACCAGCCCAAACGTCATTTAAAATATCAGCACCTGCTTCCAAGGCAGCCCGTGCTGTTTCAGTTTTATATGTATCAATACTCACCAATACATTAAAACGTTCTTTAAGCGCTCTGATAACAGGAACAACACGATTAATTTCTTCTTCTGCTTCAACGAAAGTATTGCCTGGGCGAGTTGATTCACCACCGACATCAATAATCTTAGCTCCTGCTGCAATCATTTTTTCAGCCTGAGCAAGGGCATTTTCAATAGAAGTGTAAGAACCGCCGTCAGAAAAAGAATCTGGGGTCACATTAAGTATCCCCATGATACAAGCTGTTCCGTCAATCTCGTGTTTTCCAATTTTCATCATGTCTCCCCTTATATGCTAACGTGCCAGTAAGGTCTTATTTTCCTAAAATCAGTGATAAGATTTCATTTCGTTCTTCACGATTTTCTTTGAAAATACCTTTTGCAACAGTTGTTACGGTTTTACTACCAGGTTTCTTGATACCACGCATTGTCATACACATATGCTCTGCTTCAAGCATGACAAAAATGCCTTTAGGATGCAAAGCTTCTTCAAGTGCGGTAGCAACTTGGTCAGTCAAACGCTCTTGCAATTGCGGACGTTTACTAGCCACTTCAACGGCACGCGCTAACTTACTCAAACCAGTCACACGACCGTCACTTGGCAAATAAGCAACATGAGCTTTTCCATAAAAGGGAACCAAATGATGTTCACACATTGAATAAAATGGGATATCTTTAACTAAAACTACTTCATCATGATTTTCTGTAAAAACAGCTGTAAATTGATCTTTTGGGTCTTCATTTAAGCCTGAAAACATCTCTTGGTACATTTTAGCAACACGTTTTGGCGTATCCAATAACCCTTCACGCTTAGGATTTTCTCCCAAGGCTTCTAAAAGTTGGTAAACTGCTGTTTCAAGTTTTTCTTGATTTGCCATTATCTCTTCCAATCTTTTTTATTTTTCTATTATAGCTTAATTTTGCTGTCTTGACAAAAGCACAGGACGTACTTGTGATATGAAATAGAGCGACCCCGTGATAAGGTAAAAATCATCTTTACTGTCACTATCGATTTGCTTAACCCAGTCCTTCCAATCTGGAACTTTATGATATTGTTCTGGGTAACTTTCCAAAGCAAGCGAATTGTGATACTCAAACGTCGTTACATCAACATCCGTTAGTTGACTAAGCAATGCTAACATCGAGTCAATCGGTTTTGTATCAATAGCTGCAAATAAAATGTGCAAATTTTTGTCCTTGTACGCCTGCATGACATTAACGAGAGCTTTAATGCTTTCATTATTGTGTGCGCCGTCAATCATCACATTTGGAAACATAAGCTCTGTTCGCCCAACCCAATGTGTCTGTGCCAAGCCATATTTGATAATTTCTTTGGTGACTTTTGGATACGTTTTACTTAATAGCAACGCAGCCGTAATAGCAAGGCTAGCATTGCTAATCTGATGTTTACCTAGCATTGCTAAACGAATATCCTCGAGATTTTCTTGTCCTTGATAATCAAAGCCATTTTCAGTTTCATTAACCGAAAAATCCTTTTTAAATTCATACGTTTGGCTGCCACAAGCTTGCGCTTTTTTGAGGAAAACTTGACGAACATCATCACGTTCTGTGGCAAAAATGAATGGAACATGTTCTTTCAGAACACCTGCTTTTTGCTCAGCAATTTCTGCATAAGTCTGCCCTAAAACATTCTGGTGGTCTAAACCGATTGAAGGACAAATAACCGCTAAAGCTTTAAAAACATTTGTTGAATCATAAAGCCCACCCATACCTGCCTCGATAAAAGCAATGTCAACAGGGTGCATATGCCCAAAATATTCAAACATCAAGACCGTGATAACTTCAAATTCTGTCGCAGGTTCTAAAGTCGTTTCAAGCGGCAAACGTTCCACTACTGGGCGAACACGCTCAACCAAGTCAAGAAAATCAGTCTCTGAAATCATTTGA
This sequence is a window from Streptococcus macedonicus ACA-DC 198. Protein-coding genes within it:
- the folP gene encoding Dihydropteroate synthase encodes the protein MKIGKHEIDGTACIMGILNVTPDSFSDGGSYTSIENALAQAEKMIAAGAKIIDVGGESTRPGNTFVEAEEEINRVVPVIRALKERFNVLVSIDTYKTETARAALEAGADILNDVWAGLYDGKMLALAAEKNVPIILMHNQEEEKYDNITKEVCDFLTERAQAALDSGVTLENIWIDPGFGFAKNEAQNIELLKGLDAVCKLGYPVLFGISRKRTVDYLLSGGTLAADRDMGTAALSAWAVLKGCRIVRVHNVDVNRDIVKVISQLS
- the folB gene encoding Dihydroneopterin aldolase, which gives rise to MDKIHLKGCRFYGYHGAFAEEQTLGQIFVVDCTLSVDLQKASQSDVLEDTVHYGLVFETIKRQVEEERYALIERLAGAICQDIFEQFPPVQAINIKIFKENPPINGHYDAVGIELERERA
- the potA gene encoding Putrescine transport ATP-binding protein PotA — protein: MTNPIIAFKNVSKVFEDNGTVVLKDINFELEEGKFYTLLGASGSGKSTILNIIAGLLDATTGDVYLDGQRINDIPINKRDVHTIFQNYALFPHMNVFENVAFPLKLKKVDKKEIERRVEEALKIVRLAGFEKRPIQKLSGGQRQRVAIARAIINEPRVVLLDEPLSALDLKLRTEMQYELRELQQRLGITFVFVTHDQEEALAMSDWIFVMNDGEIVQSGTPVDIYDEPINHFVATFIGESNILPGTMIEDYLVEFNGKRFEAVDGGMRPNEAVEVVIRPEDLQITLPEEGKLRVKVDTQLFRGVHYEIIAHDELGNEWMIHSTRKAIEGEIIGLDFTPEDIHIMRLNETEEEFDARLEEYVEMEEHEDGLIHAIEEERNEEKL
- the murB gene encoding UDP-N-acetylenolpyruvoylglucosamine reductase produces the protein MEEMLEFLNEELKGIDIRVDEPLKKYTYTKVGGPADYLAFPRNRYELARIVTFANKNNIPWMVLGNASNIIVRDGGIRGFVIMFDKLNTVTVNGYVIEAEAGANLIETTRIAKFHSLTGFEFACGIPGSIGGAVFMNAGAYGGEISHILVSAQVITKEGEIKTIEARDMKFGYRHSAVQDSGDVVISAKFALKPGDYVLIEQEMARLTHLRELKQPLEYPSCGSVFKRPVGHFAGQLISEANLKGHRIGGVEVSKKHAGFMVNVADGNAQDYEDLIAHVIDTVEQNSGVRLEREVRIIGEKKR
- the potC gene encoding Spermidine Putrescine ABC transporter permease component potC; this encodes MKKIANLYLTLVFIILYIPIGYLIFYSFNQGGDMNGFTGFTLEHYSEVFADSRLMLILIQTFFLAFLSSILATAIGTFGAIFIYQARRKHQHTILSMNNILMVAPDVMIGASFLILFTRLAELFHFNLGFMTVLLSHIAFSIPIVVLMVLPRLKEMNDDMINAAYDLGATPWQILKEVMLPYLTPGIISGFFMAFTYSLDDFAVTFFVTGNGFSTLSVEIYSRARRGISLEINALSTIVFLFSILLVIGYYFISQDKGDRDA
- the potD gene encoding ABC transporter, periplasmic spermidine putrescine-binding protein PotD, which codes for MRRLYSFVLGVIAVTLVLFGVSVYMQKTTSSTSQSDKLVIYNWGDYIDPDLITKFTDETGIEVQYETFDSNESMYTKIKQGGTTYDVAVPSDYMIDKMRKENLLIKLDKSKITGLENIGDEFLGLSFDENNDYSIPYFWGTLGIVYNDTMVENAPEHWSDLWNSEYTNDIMLVDGAREVMGIGLGTLGYSLNTKSLSELNAASQKLDDLTPNIKAIVGDEMKGYMINGDAAIGVTFSGEASEMLDSNEHLHYVVPSEGSNLWFDNLVIPKTAKHIDEAYAFINFMLRPENAAQNAEYIGYSTPNDAAKELLPDNVKNDQAFYPSEETIENLEVYDNLGQKWLGIYNDLYLQFKMYRK
- the folC gene encoding Dihydrofolate synthase/Folylpolyglutamate synthase, producing the protein MNYQEALDWIHGKLKFGIKPGLERMAWMLEELGNPQTKLSAVHVVGTNGKGSVTSYLQHIFSLAGYEVGTFTSPYIVDFRERISLNGQMISETDFLDLVERVRPVVERLPLETTLEPATEFEVITVLMFEYFGHMHPVDIAFIEAGMGGLYDSTNVFKALAVICPSIGLDHQNVLGQTYAEIAEQKAGVLKEHVPFIFATERDDVRQVFLKKAQACGSQTYEFKKDFSVNETENGFDYQGQENLEDIRLAMLGKHQISNASLAITAALLLSKTYPKVTKEIIKYGLAQTHWVGRTELMFPNVMIDGAHNNESIKALVNVMQAYKDKNLHILFAAIDTKPIDSMLALLSQLTDVDVTTFEYHNSLALESYPEQYHKVPDWKDWVKQIDSDSKDDFYLITGSLYFISQVRPVLLSRQQN
- the folK gene encoding 2-amino-4-hydroxy-6-hydroxymethyldihydropteridinepyrophosphokinase, whose protein sequence is MTKVYLSLGSNIGDKKAYLLAALERLEQLEQTSVTSVSSFYETAAWGKTDQDDFLNSCCELETDLTPQELLLACQNIEKELKRVRHEHWGPRTIDIDILLYGNETIATENLSVPHPYMTERAFVLVPLEEIAPQLQLNGQSISSYLAHLNVQEVRKLLV
- the potB gene encoding Spermidine Putrescine ABC transporter permease component PotB; this encodes MKKNSSFFSIPYVLWLLLFVIAPVIMILWQSFFDIRGHFTLDNYKTFFSSWTYIRMSFNSILYAAIITLVTLLISYPTAYFLTRLKHKQLLLMLVVLPTWINLLLKAYAFMGIFGQQGGVNAFLSFVGIGPKQILFTDFSFIFVASYIEIPFMILPIFNALDDIDSNLINASRDLGANELQTFVKVVFPLSLNGVRSGVQSVFIPSLSLFMLTRLIGGNRVITLGTAIEQHFLTTQNWGMGSTIGVILIMAMLATMWVTKERRK
- the folE gene encoding GTP cyclohydrolase I type 1; translated protein: MANQEKLETAVYQLLEALGENPKREGLLDTPKRVAKMYQEMFSGLNEDPKDQFTAVFTENHDEVVLVKDIPFYSMCEHHLVPFYGKAHVAYLPSDGRVTGLSKLARAVEVASKRPQLQERLTDQVATALEEALHPKGIFVMLEAEHMCMTMRGIKKPGSKTVTTVAKGIFKENREERNEILSLILGK